A single window of Balaenoptera acutorostrata chromosome X, mBalAcu1.1, whole genome shotgun sequence DNA harbors:
- the LOC103012409 gene encoding ferritin heavy chain-like, with amino-acid sequence MLPAPPSQVRQNYQPDCEAAVNSHFTLERHASSVCLAVAFYLIRDDVALKHFTGFFLRCSQEHSERAQGLMRLQNQRGVRLHIQDIRKPASDEWESGLKAMKCALCLEKRVNRSLLDLHQLATDKSDPHLRLFLATHYLGQQVAFIRELEGHVTTLSMVGAPDADLAGYLFDKLTLGDSDKKN; translated from the coding sequence ATGCTGCCCGCGCCGCCCTCGCAGGTGCGCCAGAACTACCAGCCCGACTGCGAGGCCGCCGTCAACAGCCATTTCACCCTGGAGCGCCACGCCTCCTCCGTGTGCCTGGCCGTGGCCTTTTACCTCATCCGCGACGACGTGGCCTTGAAGCACTTCACCGGGTTCTTCCTGCGCTGCTCCCAAGAGCACAGCGAGCGGGCCCAGGGCCTGATGCGCCTGCAGAACCAGCGCGGGGTCCGCCTCCACATCCAAGACATCAGGAAGCCAGCCAGTGACGAGTGGGAGAGCGGCCTCAAGGCCATGAAGTGCGCCTTGTGCCTGGAGAAGCGCGTGAACCGGAGCCTGCTCGACCTGCACCAGCTGGCCACCGACAAGAGCGACCCCCACCTGCGTCTCTTCCTGGCAACTCACTACCTCGGCCAGCAGGTGGCGTTCATCAGAGAGCTGGAGGGTCATGTCACCACCCTGAGCATGGTGGGGGCCCCGGACGCCGACCTGGCAGGGTACCTCTTTGACAAGCTCACCCTGGGCGACAGCGACAAGAAGAACTGA